From the genome of Nicotiana tabacum cultivar K326 chromosome 17, ASM71507v2, whole genome shotgun sequence:
CCCTCTTTGGACAATAATTTCTATTTTTAGTCCAATAGCTTTTAAAGAACAATGAAAAAAAGTTAACGCTTGAATTTGTTTGTTTATAACATTTGTTGAGTATAGCTTTTTCGCAATAATACAAGTTCACGTGAAAAGTAATCCAACTCCTGGGAACTTTAATAGTCTTGATTTCATCAatattcttttcatatctttctgACAGTCAAATAAATTATTAGACTTAGAATGGTCATTAGCAAGTTCAAACTGCAAGATTATTACCAACAAATtgttctaattaatttttttataatgctcaatattttattattccaaTATTGTATATGcttaaacactattttattttttaatttataaataaaacttatttattctataggtaagtccataatataaattaaaaatataaaagtatcataatataaaaagttttaagaaaaataaaaaaaaaaagttgataatttagatggtaaaataggtatttggcaatcaaaattttgagaaatctAGTTGAGTAATCTTCTGAGTGCTATAAAGCATAGTtgagtgactttgttgttacaaacgaaagaaagtTAATTTTAGTAGAAAATTTCGAATATTTTAATGATCATTTGAGCAATCAAATCTAAGTAATTATATTGCTTGAATCCTTCAAAATATTACCTCGTTCGTgtcaaattcttcaaatattATGCATGTTCAAAGATGGAGAGTaccaacataatattgccttatACTAGAAACAGAAAAATCTAAGATATCAGATGTAATAAAAACATTTTTTGGACTTTAGGATCCATGTTTGTACTATGTATTTTAATATTAGGAATATGAAGGattaaaaaaaatatgggaaCATCACATGTGGAATCTCCACACTCGACATAGGAAGTAGAATTTTTATGTTTCATTTATGTCTATGACTGATCTCACCTCGTGATCATACTATTTTACTGTCATTAGTTGATATTGACCTAATTACTCTTGCTAATTAAGGCACCaactataaaaaatatatatacaaacttGATTACTTATTTTGAATAAAAGATGAAATATTTTACTCAACTGCTAACCTACGCTcgatattgaaaagaaaaaaaaaagaaagtgaaagaAAAGAACGGACAAAAAAAATGATGCTTCTCCTTGATCTAAAGTTACTGTGGTAAGCACATGGAGTTGCAAAATTGATATTAGTAGTAAGATGTTCCCTTTCCTACTTGAGCAATCTACAATCAAAATAAGGCAATAGTATACCGGAGTTAGTGGTTGAAAATAACATAAACGCTAGATACTTTCTTtgaatttaattgcttaatttttTTATGGATAAAATTACTCGGTAATTGTACGGGTAAAAAATAGCAGGTGGACCAAAATAACATACTCGGCTTTTTTGCCCtattattttggtccaaaattaGTGACCTTTTACATAATCAAGAAtgaattactttattttttaaaaatttgcccttatttacatatttcAATGTGTCAAGTTAATAATATGCAAATTTTAATTATGGATAATTTAGTCAAAataccttttatttttatttttttaggagttaGTATTTTTTTATGGGATGTGGCAAAGGTCAAAACGTCACTTATCATGTACCGGAGGGAGTAAATGTTGAGtatagtttctttcaatcttcccAAATTTTGATGAATATAGTTATTAGACACTAATATCGGTGGAAAGTAACCTATACTCGATAAAATAATTAACGTACATACAAATTGACAAGCCACTAAGAAAAAATAACATTTGACAAATGAGGGATGCGATGGGGTAGTGATAGGACTAGTAGTATAGTATTGTCCACTGACAACTCAACGGGGGCAGATCATAATTCTGGCAAAGAGGAAAAAAGATTATGCTGGATCCAAGACATGAAATTGGGCATGGAATTTACGACAATTCCACAGGAAGGGAAGATGTTTCACTAACTTAGATTCTGCTCGAGAGGTCTCTGTCTATTGTCACATCTCTTACATTCCCTTTCTTAGCTCTCTGCTTTCATTCTTGTGCCAACTTTATTTTATCCCCACCAAGAACAGTCACCCCCCAAAAAAACCAAATCCTAATTACCTTTAATTAATTCATAGCGCCTTTTTTTAAGGCCAAATCTTCAACTACTTTCAGATATTCCATTTGTTTTCTCCTCTTTCAACTCTTGAAactagaaaaaagaaagagagagagaaagaacatGTATGGATGGAGAGAGGGGATGAAAAAATAGGGATGAAAATAAGGTAGTATGCTAATGACGGGTTCAATTGAATGCATAACTTTCGACACGAAAtaaaaatttatgtataaaaattcgttcaaattgccaaaataatagatatgaacccataagtccataacttcaaaaatataatgagttcaatatTAAACCTTTAAAAGTTGAACTCATTGagtttaaattctggatccgcctttGATTAAAATAGAAAAAGTATGAATTTAACTTCTATACACTTAGGTTATTAGACTTATCATATGTCTATACAGTGATAGTCTAAGAGAATTTTTCACTGTTAGATCATATAAATGATAACTGCATGTAATGTCCATAAAATTTTGGATTACTAACATAACACATAAGAAATATGTTATTTATTACAACAAGCTAAACATATCAATAgggaaaaaaatatatagttattGCTGTCAGCAACCAAAGACCATATTTCAACTAATTAGGCGTGGGGAAGACAGATTGCCCAAAATAGTTGGATTTGTAACTGTGTGATGaattttttcaccaaattccatagcaaATAAGCCCTCTCTACTTAGGTCTCAGGCTGTCAAAAGTGAGCAGTAGTTTTCCCCccatatttctttgatggttaaatTTTTCTACCTTGTCCGTTCTAAATacatctctctactccaatgtacTTAAATACGCCCACAGTTATATAATACTGCATCAATTTCAATTTAGACGAGGTAGTTTGACTTGAtacaaagtttaagaaagaaaaaaagatttttgaatCATGTGTACCTAAAAGCTTAAGCGATAAAAGCTTTGTGagaccataatatttgtgtgactacaaaaacttctcattaaggataaactggataaaataaaaagttaagaGTTACATTGcttctaaatataaaaatatgtcattctttttggaacggactaataGGGAAAGTGCGTCATTTTAAATTGAAATAGGAGTAGTTTTAACAAGTTTAATTAAAATATTGAATTGACTTCATTATTTTTTTGACAATCAagagtttggccattttttaaGGCGAGTTAGGATTTTTGGGTTGGGTTAAGGGTGAGTTTATTTAATTGGGATCATGGTTTAAAATTTGATCAATAAAAAGTTGTCACGTGTAATTTAAGTAAACCTTTTTTTATTTGGTATTGACCATTAGTCGTAGGGGCATAAGTGAACTAGAAAGATAACGGTGGAGGCATTTTTGGCTCAATAGATGGACGAAGGGTATACTTATACCAAATCGAATAGTCTGAGGGCAATTTTGGTCTTTTTTCGTTAAAGATATTAGTGAGACAAAAGAGATAGTAAAGTagtaaaaagaaaacaaattaaattaCGTCACTTCAAACTTTAAATGTCAATACTTTAATAAATTTAAAAGTTGCTCGAGTAATTGTATAAAATTAGAAAGTGGTCAATTGTGAATATTTGGTACATTCCAAATAAAAAATAGTTCTATATAGACGGAGACGAGGGAGCACTATTTATTGTACTTTTGGAACCATTTAAGAGTCAAAGACGCTTCCAAAGTCACACCATACCAAATCCCATTAGCTGATCTGTCCTCCATTGTTGTGCCACTCATTTTCTCTGCACATATATATACTATGTGTGTATCTACATTTATATATACTTAGttgtttgtgtgtgtatatatatatttttaagtcattAATGATCATTGTTTACACGGCTGGTTTCACAGGTTATTATCATCAATAAAGAGATATTATTAAGAAGGTGATATGGATGTATACCCATCTCCAGTAGTTGCACGTAATAAGGGTGGTGGGAACGTGAGTATTCCATCAAGAAATGGCGCAATGATCACCGCCGTGAAGAACCACCGGCATGTGGTGGCCGTCGACGATGACGACGACGACGCCAGCGACCAAATCGAGTGCACGGGAAAATCCTGCAAGTCATGTACAGTTGGAGTGGTTGCAGATTGCGTGGCATTATGTTGCTGTCCTTGTGCAGTAATAAGTATTTTAGGACTGGCATTTTTCAAGATTCCGTGGATAATGGGTAAAAAAATCTTGgttaaagggaaaaagaaaagcaGTAAAAAgttggagaaaaagaagaagaaaaagaaggaaatggAGAAGAGTTACAGTTACCGTGATTGTGTGACGTATGAACTGGACAGTATAGATGGAATATCAAGAAGAATAAAAGTatttgaagatgaagaagaagaagaagcagaaaaagaaaggACGAAATGGGGAATAGtaattggagaagaagaagagttaAAAGACAAATTTAGTGGGAGGTTTATTGATGCAGAAGAGGTTTGGTTTGAGTTGTATGAATTTGGTCATTTGGGTTTTGGTAGAGTTTCTTTCACTGGAATCTCACCTTCTTCTGCTAATAGGTCATAAGTTTTTGGCCAACTTTTATCTCCATTTCTGTAACCCAAAATTTCATCATTGTATTGTGAAGGAGAGGAAGAGAGGTAAGCAAGAATATTACTACTACTAGGTTTCTTGTTTTGTGAATTAATTGTACAGTTTAGTTGTAGTCGTAATTTTAATTATTATGACTTCTTGTGATCACAATGCTGATATTGCTTCATTGCTCTTGATACACATTAAAGTCTATCGTTAGAGGTGAATATAGAATTTAAACTTTTACGCTTCTAAAATTCTTGCTTATTCATTTGAAATTATGAGTTCAAAATTTAATCTTTGTTTGACAAATACTTAGTTTGGTTGAAATCAATGAAATGTGTTCCATCCCTCTGTGGACCATTGGGTTGCACTTAATTGAGAAATGAAGCTAGGTTCAAACACCTAGCTGAAATAAGTATTTGATAAACAGGTTAAATTTTTACTCACATCGCATATTTACACTACatcaataaatataaaatatttgtcttgcatATATACTTTTTAACATTTAACTATGATTAAGTGATGTACATTTTTGCTTTAATTTATCAATTCTTAAAGTTAATTAATTAGTTAGGTCTTAATAAACTTCATCATTATATTTGAAACAATAGGTTCATCAAAGCTATCTAGTTAAATCATAgtattatgtattttctttttcacatttaaGAGAGCCTCTCTTCGTTTTTGTTATTAAACACCATTTTCGTTTTTTAATGAAGCCAAACCTTCTCCCCTTATGGTTTTAATACCCTCTCCTTTTTATCTAGATTCTCACTTTTCCTCCTCCCAACAACTCCATATTGTTAATATGCATTCCTCAGTTTCCTTTAAAATGCTTAATTATTTGCATCAAATTACAAATTAGATATGAATTAATTGGGCAAAGGGTGGGGATGGAAGAGTTGCATAGCATAATTATGTTTTTTAGCACAATAAATAATCAGATATCTTTTTTAAGCTTTtgatacaaaaaacaaaaaaagaacttATTGCATTTGGTAAACATTATGGGAAGAAAGGGTCCCGAGGACCTCCATTTCCACCTCATCTCACAAAATAGGCCAAAAttgtaattgattaattacttgGTATTTCCTTGTTTGGTAATGCAAATAAATATAATATTCCAAGATTATTTTCCCACCTAAAACAAATGGGGATCTCATCCTTAACATAATGAACCTACCTTAAGTTATGTGGGTTTAGAATAGCTTTCTCCACATCAGAAGTTGAATAAAAAATGTCCATAGAACTTtagaaaattaatattaaaactGCAGTTTATTTTTTATAATCTATAGCTTTCAATTGCACTCACCAATCAAAATAATAACGAATTCTGACTCATTATAATAACAGAAGACGTGTGGCCCTCTTATATCATTAGTGCTAAAGTTGTTCTAGTTTTCTTAAGACGGAGAGATTATAGAATACCAGCTACGAagcaatttaatttaattttttttttcattttccaaatCATTTCTTCTTGTACTCTTTGATAGTTATTTCTTCCATTTAACAAATTTAATGTCTCGACCAAAAAGAACAGAAAAGGCAAAGAAGAAACATTAATCTGACCCAAGAGCTTATAGATACTTGGAAATAAAATATGGGTATCAGGACTTTCCTCAATGATATTTTACTTTTGTAGAGGGGACGAGCTAAAGTAATCATACTTCGAACAATAATGTCATGAGATTTAATTTTGGTGGTATTTTGATCATTTCAGTTCAATTGAACCTTTCCTGCTCTTTTGTTAATACtactattttttgaaaaataatgtaACTTGAAATGGAATGAATATCTGTTACAAAGCTATTTTAGTCCAGGAACAAAAAGTTCCCACTCCTAGTATGGTAGGATCATTGGGAATTTGGGATCCCTCAATTCTTGAATCTTGATTAGAAGTCTTGAGTTCAAGCTTAAACTTCTTGGTCGAAAATGCTTTACTCCCTAGTGGGCCTACCTAGAATAATCTAGATTAATCGGACAAATGAGCTTTCAACACCGAATGGTAATCAAGCTACAGCTTGAAGTGCTAAAGTTGGTATTATGATTAGCAGAATAGCTATGGAACTTCTCCATCTTCACACCCACAATGTGTATCCATCTTCCcccaaagaaaaatatataaagaaagtAATAATGGCGAACGAGGGGGATCGATTTGTTGGATGGTATTTGGAATGGTATTTGAAAGCAAAAGTAGCAGTGTAACTTGTTGGAGAAAGCACAATCTTTCTTATCATCTCTTTCCCTCCTGTTCTTTTGATGTGATCAACCCCTTAATCCTTTTCTACTGCCACCACTTCAAGTAATTGTGATTCATATAAATCACACAATATATATTCTACACTACTTTAACTTAATTGGAAATAAGCTGAAATCTGGGGGTTTCGGGGGAACTGTAAGCAAGTTTGGTGCCAAACTTGATGAATGCCCTCTTATCACAATTTAGTTCACAAGAGAATCCTCAAAACCCTATAAATAACTGGAGTAATTCATTAATAATTACTCTAGATGTAATTGGAAATTTTGATTTGTGACTAAGTTTTTCCTCTACCGCTTTCCTTTTGTAGTCTGAAAATTCATTGTTGTGAGATATTCAAAGCACGTTTATATTCAAAGTTTGAACAAAGTAATAGCATCTGATGTGAGATGTGCTTGGAGCTTTGAGCATGCATCTTTAGGAACACAATAGTTTTTCCTCAAAATCCGTGCTTACTACTCTGTTCGCTGAACTTCAAGATAGTTCTAAGCTTAGCAAAAATGCAAGTTATCACAAACATGCAAATCGTGGGCTCAGCAAATACCTAGAAAACAAAGTCCAGCCCTGCAATCACCAAGCAATATACAAGCTACTCTCTACAAACGCAGAAGAGGTATCTTTTGGCAAAATATACTTCGACTGGACTGTTCCCTCAAGCAGAGGGTGGGACCATTTTTACTTTTTCATTTGGGGTTTTGGAGAAAGAGGGGGGGTTGAAGATGGAGGCATGAGGCTGCAGATTCAGGTAATCCAAAACCAGCCGCAGCTCCTAAATCTAATACTATCATCA
Proteins encoded in this window:
- the LOC107813005 gene encoding uncharacterized protein LOC107813005: MDVYPSPVVARNKGGGNVSIPSRNGAMITAVKNHRHVVAVDDDDDDASDQIECTGKSCKSCTVGVVADCVALCCCPCAVISILGLAFFKIPWIMGKKILVKGKKKSSKKLEKKKKKKKEMEKSYSYRDCVTYELDSIDGISRRIKVFEDEEEEEAEKERTKWGIVIGEEEELKDKFSGRFIDAEEVWFELYEFGHLGFGRVSFTGISPSSANRS